In a genomic window of Jaculus jaculus isolate mJacJac1 chromosome 8, mJacJac1.mat.Y.cur, whole genome shotgun sequence:
- the LOC123462708 gene encoding uncharacterized protein LOC123462708 isoform X1 yields the protein MAGAPLQALHPPSTPGIRTSAKSVHRPPRNPAFHHLPPRGYERLQMTDHLGVLLDTVRRLSQARPTGNFPSGRNKPEGCCVQGLGVHGQEGGNGTLLLLLVPILNTDSSHFSSSQLSGAGSCLHPRTLGCHLEGSLQSLQSWLPEGAHRPTVTATFCYIFSPGWHSCDHREGKGSRQGPLGPVWILTSNMPTPSRSAVCGASAHCPAGTAPHFQGGPDAAPHSRLLSAAEVHLLWALAFLLRTER from the exons ATGGCAGGAGCGCCACTACAGGCACTGCACCCGCCATCAACCCCAGGCATACG AACTTCCGCTAAGTCCGTACACAGGCCACCAAGAAACCCAGCTTTCCACCACCTACCCCCTCGTGGCTACGAGAGGCTCCAAATGACAGACCACCTGGGCGTGCTCTTGGATACTGTCAGGAGGCTCTCCCAAGCTCG ACCCACGGGAAACTTCCCTTCTGGAAGAAACAAGCCAGAGGGATGCTGTGTCCAGGGGCTCGGGGTCCacggacaggaaggagggaatggaaccctcctcctcctcttagtGCCAATACTGAATACTGATAGTTCTCACTTCAGTAGCTCCCAACTCTCCGGTGCGGGGAGCTGTCTGCACCCCAGGACTCTAGGGTGCCACTTGGAAGGCTCGCTCCAGTCTCTCCAG AGCTGGCTTCCTGAAGGCGCTCACAGACCCACGGTGACAGCCACTTTCTGTTACATCTTTTCCCCTGGCTGGCACTCCTGTGACCACAGAGAAGGGAAGGGCAGCCGACAAGGCCCTTTGGGACCAGTCTGGATTCTCACTTCCAACATGCCGACTCCTAGCCGCTCTGCAGTGTGTGGAGCCTCAGCTCACTGCCCAGCAGGTACAGCACCCCACTTCCAGGGAGGGCCTGATGCTGCACC